A genomic stretch from Helianthus annuus cultivar XRQ/B chromosome 1, HanXRQr2.0-SUNRISE, whole genome shotgun sequence includes:
- the LOC110878519 gene encoding uncharacterized protein LOC110878519, which yields MDKDTDAVYKRVEWLHTEQCSSAGNAFGEPQKTTRVGHEYQAQIPALMTENERSQLIKLPVCEFGLSIPVTWVHSQHKNKEETTCPKDASYIVGCDTDNEESWSAIDRDSFILGLYIFGKNLRVVNMFMGNKGMPNVLCYYYGKFYRSNEHQKWSMYRKKRISKSLPGKKIFNGWRLHELLSRLLSNVTDECKASLTQVIRTFEEGKLPFEKYVFILRDTMGLDLLVQAVAIGKGKQDLTIKTRTRLRSKKVESTCSSLKTEEIVNILKDRIGLSKVRLNEFFWAAV from the exons ATGGATAAAGATACCGACGCTGTTTATAAACGAGTCGAGTGGCTCCATACTGAACAGTGTTCTTCTGCTGGTAACGCTTTTGGAGAGCCACAAAAGACGACGCGGGTCGGGCATGAGTACCAGGCACAAATCCCAGCTTTGATGACAGAAAATGAGCGATCCCAGCTAATAAAGTTACCTGTCTGTGAATTTGGTCTGTCAATTCCTGTCACTTGGGTTCACAGTCAACATAAGAACAAGGAAGAAACGACGTGTCCAAAGGATGCGTCTTATATTGTAGGTTGTGACACAGACAATGAAGAGTCTTGGAGCGCAATTGACCGTGATAGTTTTATTCTTGGTTTATATATATTTGGCAAGAATCTTCGCGTTGTGAACATGTTCATGGGAAATAAAGGTATGCCAAATGTGCTATGTTATTACTACGGGAAGTTTTATAGAAGCAATGAACACCAAAAATGGTCAATGTATCGGAAGAAAAGAATTAGCAAGTCCCTTCCGGGAAAAAAGATTTTCAACGGGTGGAGGCTGCACGAGCTTTTGTCTCGCTTGCTTTCTAATGTGACCGACGAGTGTAAAGCTAGTTTGACGCAG GTCATTAGAACGTTTGAGGAGGGAAAACTTCCGTTCGAGAAGTATGTATTCATTTTAAGGGATACAATGGGCCTCGATCTTCTTGTACAAGCCGTAGCCATTGGCAAAGGGAAACAAGACCTTACTATCAAGACCCGAACGCGATTAAGAAGCAAAAAAGTTGAATCTACTTGCTCGTCTCTTAAAACAGAAGAAATTGTTAACATTTTGAAGGATCGAATTGGATTAAGCAAAGTACGGTTAAATGAGTTCTTTTGGGCGGCTGTGTAG